DNA from Arthrobacter sp. SLBN-112:
CGCTGCGGAGGCGCTGAATCAGTATGCGCGCACCCCTGGCCGTTTCAGCACCACATCCGGGCTGGCCGCGGCTGCCTTTGATTCCTTCGGCCACCTGCGGATTGCCGGGCGAAAACCGCAGGGCTTCGCGCCCCTGTCGGGCTTCCGGGAGACCAGCGATGGCTGGATCAGGCTCCACGCCAACTACCCGCACCACGAGCAGCGGCTGCTGCAGGCGCTCGACACCAGCTCTGCTGAAGGGGCTGAACATGCGCTCCTTTCCATGACGGCGCTGGAGGCGGAGGCCGCAATCCAGGGCCAGGGCGGGATCGCCGCGGCCGTCAGGACCCGTGGGGACTGGCTGGGCTCAGACATGGGCCGGGCGGCGGCCGCGGGGCCGTGGGTTGCGGTGGAACTGCCCGACGGCACCACAGCCGGTTGGGGGCTGCAGGAGCTTGCAGCGGCCACTGGCGGGACAGCCGACGGCAAGGACATAGGCAACGGCGAAGAACGCAAGGGTGGCAACGGCCTGCCGCTCGAGGGGCTCCGGGTCCTGGACCTGACCCGGGTGATCGCAGGGCCCGTGGCCACCCGACTGCTGGCGGCACTCGGAGCAGACGTCCTGCGGATCGACCCGCCGGCCTTCCCCGAAATCGAAGACCAGTTCGTGGACACGGCCTTTGGCAAGCGCAGCGCGGAGGCCGATCTGGGGCTCCCCCAGAACCAGCGCAGCCTCCAACAGCTCCTGGGCCGCGCCGACGTCGTCATCACCGGCTACCGGCACGGCGCCCTGGACCGGTTTGGCCTTAATCCGCGCGAACTGCTCGCATCGCATCCCGGGCTGGTGGTGGTCACCCTGGACAGCTGGGGGAGCGCAGGGCCTTGGAGCGGTATGAGGGGTTTTGACAGCATCGTTCAGGCAGCCTGCGGAATCGCACACGTCTACGGGAAGGACAACGACGACGGCGGATGGCGCCCGGGTGCCCTTCCGGTCCAGGCGCTGGACCACGCCACAGGGTACGGTGTGGCTGCGGCCGCCGTGCGCCTTCTGGACGGACGCCGGGAGACCGGGACGGGCGGCTCCGCTCACCTGTCGCTTGCCCGCACTGCCGAGGAACTGTTTGCCCTGCCTGAGAACACGGAAAGCCCAGAAGAAATGCCCGCGCTCCACTACATGTCCATGGACAGCACCTACGGGGAGCTCCGATACGTTGGTCCGCCGTTGCTGGGAGGGGGCCGGCCGGTGGACTACCTGTCCCCACCGCCGCCGTATGGAAGCTCGCCGCCTGCCTGGCTGTGAAGGGGGCCGGGTGTGACGGACTTGGGAATGACCTGAGTGGGGGAACGCAACCCAGCCGCTTCCCGCCGTCGCCCGTTTTGCCTCGAACGGCGGTTTCCAGCCACCGCTGTGGCTGTGATTGAGTGGTTCCATGTCTTTTCCCTGGTCCGGCCCTGCTGGAAACGGCCTGTCCGCGCGGACCTTGTCCTTGCACAGCCCAGCCATTCAGGGCCTGTCCGCAGCCGCCATGGGAGCCCTGCTGCTGGCCAGCGCCGGCAAGCATTTCAGGGATCCCGGCTTTTACCGTGACGTGGTTCCGGAATACCTCTGCCGCCGGGATCCGGAACCTGGCGCGGATCAAAGCGCCGGGGCCAATCATCCGCTGGCCATCCTGTCCCGGGACGAATGGATCGCCGTAAGCGGCCTCCTGGAGCTGGCAGCCGCCGTCGGCATCCTCCTCCCGCCCACCCGAAAACTGACCGCCACCGCCCTCACCGCGATGTTCACCGCATTCCTGGCCGGGCATGTCGACGCCCTGGTGAAGGCCTACGGCCCGCAGGGGACACCCAGACGGCGAAAGATCCACTCCATCCGGCTGCCGCTCCAGGCGCCGCTGATCCTCTGGGCCTGGAACCTGCGGAAGCCCGTGCAGCGAGCACCCCAGCTGGGCGGCGGGGTGTGAAACTGCTGGCTTCGCCCGCGGTCAAGGTGGGCATCTCCATCAGCATCGCCACCGGCCTCTACGGGGTGTCCTTCGGGGCGCTCGCAGTGACTTCAGGGCTCGACATCTGGCAGACCATGGCCCTGAGCCTGCTCCTCTTCAGCGGCGGTTCGCAGTTCGCGTTCATCGGCGTGGTGGCAGGCGGAGGTTCCGGCATCGCCGCCATGAGCGCCGCAACCCTCCTGGGCATGCGCAACGGCATCTACGGCATGCAGCTGAACGCCCTGCTGCGCCCCACCGGCTGGCGCAAGTACGTGGGCGCGCAGCTGACCATCGACGAATCGACGGCCACCAGCACGGGCCAAACGGACCCGGCCGAGCAGCAGCGCGGATTCTGGACCGCCGGCGTTGGTGTCTACGTGCTGTGGAACTTCTTTACGGCGGTGGGTGCGCTCGCCGGGAGCGGGTTGGGTGATCCCAAGCAGTGGGGACTCGATGGCGCCGCTGTGGCTGCTTTCCTGGCATTGCTCTGGCCGCGCCTCAAGGGCCGGGAGCCCATCGCCATCGCGGTGGTGTGTGCCGCGGCCACCGTTGTGGCCGTTCCCTTCGTGCCGGCGGGGGTGCCCATCCTGGTGGCCGCGCTGGTGGCAGCGTTGGTTGGCTGGTTCAGCCACGGGCGCCGCGATGAAGGCCTTGAGCCGGACATCGAGCCCTACGGCGGGCATCACTCCGGCGGTCATCCGGGCCATCATCATCAGGATGAAACCGGAGCGCGTTCCGGTGCGGAGCAGGCAGAAGGTAAGGATCCGGGGGCAGGCGCATGAGCCTGTGGTTCTGGCTGCTTCTTGCCTGCACGCTTGCCTATGCATGGAAAATCGTGGGGTATTTCGTGCCCGCCAGGTTCCTTGAGGACCCCCGCACATCCCGGATCGCAGGGACCATGACCATCGGCCTACTTGCCTCCCTGACCGTGGTGAACGCGGTGGTGTCGGGCCAGGGGCTCGCCGCGGACGCAAGGCTGGGGGCGCTTGCCGCGGCCGGAATCGCACTGGTATTGCGCGCACCTTTCCTGGTGGTGGTCATTGTCGGCGCCGGCACTGCGGCCCTGCTGCGGGCGCTGGGCTGGAGCTAATTTAGCAGGCAACTGCATAAATTGGTGACGTGAGTCACGTCCCTGGCCGTACGGCGGTTGTACTATGAAATCGGCTTATGCAGTTGGCCATGGCATTCCTATGAACGGCCACCATGGAAAATCAGCTGCATCCTGCAGGAGGCTTGGCGGGCAGGCCCCGCCACAAGGACGCCCGACGACGGGCAGGCCTCCCAGCCAAACGCTTCTTCAAGCGCTTTTCCAGGCTTTCGGACGTACCGGAAGAGGACCTGGAAGTTCTCTCCCAAAGGCTGCGGGAGGCATCTGACCTGGACCCGTCGTCGTCCGTTCCGGCCTTGCAGGCCCTGGTGCGCCAGGAAATCCGCAAGCGGGCAGACGCAGGGAACACCTAGCGGCCCAGCATTCCAGGTGCCATGTGTGGTGGACTGGAGGAGATGCAGCCCACACCAGGCGGCCACCAAAGGAGGAATCGAGATGGACGAACAATCGCGGCCTGTCGAGCCGCAGGACGGCCAAGGCACCGAGGAGACCGGAGAGCGCGCCAGCGAAGCGCACGGCGCTGGAGTACCCGCTGCGGAGCAGACCGGGAAGCAGCGGATCGCCTACCTGGACCCCCGGGGCTCCGAGTCAACGCGTGAACTGCGGGACACCGCACGTCGGCGCCGGGATGCCGAGGAGAAACTCCAGCAGCACTTGATGGAGGCCAAGCACCACGTCCCCAACGAGTTCCATGAGCACCATGGCCACGAACATCAGGGGCAGGGGCAGCAGGCAACTGAACAGGCCCAGCCCGGCACCCAGGATGGCACCCAGGCTGGAGAAGCCGGGGAAAACTCCTGACAGCCGGGCAGCGCCGGCCGGCTGTCAGGGGTTCGATAAGAGCTGGCTAAGCCACCCCGTGGGCGGCGCTGCCGGGCGCGACGGTCCTGCGGCAGCTTTCTTCCACGCCCATCTCGTACCACACCTGCGCGCCGAACTCAGGC
Protein-coding regions in this window:
- a CDS encoding AzlC family ABC transporter permease, coding for MKLLASPAVKVGISISIATGLYGVSFGALAVTSGLDIWQTMALSLLLFSGGSQFAFIGVVAGGGSGIAAMSAATLLGMRNGIYGMQLNALLRPTGWRKYVGAQLTIDESTATSTGQTDPAEQQRGFWTAGVGVYVLWNFFTAVGALAGSGLGDPKQWGLDGAAVAAFLALLWPRLKGREPIAIAVVCAAATVVAVPFVPAGVPILVAALVAALVGWFSHGRRDEGLEPDIEPYGGHHSGGHPGHHHQDETGARSGAEQAEGKDPGAGA
- a CDS encoding AzlD domain-containing protein, with the protein product MSLWFWLLLACTLAYAWKIVGYFVPARFLEDPRTSRIAGTMTIGLLASLTVVNAVVSGQGLAADARLGALAAAGIALVLRAPFLVVVIVGAGTAALLRALGWS
- a CDS encoding DoxX family protein, coding for MSFPWSGPAGNGLSARTLSLHSPAIQGLSAAAMGALLLASAGKHFRDPGFYRDVVPEYLCRRDPEPGADQSAGANHPLAILSRDEWIAVSGLLELAAAVGILLPPTRKLTATALTAMFTAFLAGHVDALVKAYGPQGTPRRRKIHSIRLPLQAPLILWAWNLRKPVQRAPQLGGGV
- a CDS encoding CoA transferase, with product MDAGRHSPGGYSPRRWWAGPLDVEGLALHSVAAAAEALNQYARTPGRFSTTSGLAAAAFDSFGHLRIAGRKPQGFAPLSGFRETSDGWIRLHANYPHHEQRLLQALDTSSAEGAEHALLSMTALEAEAAIQGQGGIAAAVRTRGDWLGSDMGRAAAAGPWVAVELPDGTTAGWGLQELAAATGGTADGKDIGNGEERKGGNGLPLEGLRVLDLTRVIAGPVATRLLAALGADVLRIDPPAFPEIEDQFVDTAFGKRSAEADLGLPQNQRSLQQLLGRADVVITGYRHGALDRFGLNPRELLASHPGLVVVTLDSWGSAGPWSGMRGFDSIVQAACGIAHVYGKDNDDGGWRPGALPVQALDHATGYGVAAAAVRLLDGRRETGTGGSAHLSLARTAEELFALPENTESPEEMPALHYMSMDSTYGELRYVGPPLLGGGRPVDYLSPPPPYGSSPPAWL